One region of Rhodocaloribacter litoris genomic DNA includes:
- a CDS encoding HDOD domain-containing protein, translated as MALSPPKTATIKVERQPDLEVRFPPLPRTVTAVSNLLAQRAEVPDTPELVRIIHNDPVIAAAVLRRVNSAYFGVRRHVSDVKKAVYLLGFVEVCNIVLSAAMMKLRDVVSTEGQVHIFDQIMQSSVGAASYAREIASFLHLPDAETAFTAGLLHNAGRLVFLYNRPDAYERLWMGNENGLFPPPEAERALFGLDHMRLGHIAANHWELPHEVGEIIGAYLTPGHIQDPARRLLALTVAVAASATEQLCMTPGDGRLRFEAKTALRILARSVGRDATELIELIESKREPVTAYIALMTHGA; from the coding sequence ATGGCTCTATCTCCTCCCAAAACGGCCACCATCAAAGTGGAACGACAGCCGGATCTGGAGGTGCGTTTCCCACCGCTGCCGCGCACGGTCACGGCCGTTTCCAACCTGCTGGCCCAGCGTGCCGAGGTACCCGACACCCCGGAACTGGTTCGCATCATCCACAACGACCCGGTGATTGCCGCCGCGGTCCTGCGCCGTGTCAACTCGGCCTACTTCGGGGTGCGCCGGCACGTCAGCGACGTCAAGAAGGCGGTATACCTGCTCGGTTTCGTGGAAGTCTGCAACATCGTCCTGTCGGCGGCCATGATGAAGCTGCGGGACGTGGTGTCCACCGAGGGGCAGGTCCACATCTTCGACCAGATCATGCAGTCGAGCGTCGGAGCGGCCTCCTACGCCCGGGAGATCGCCAGCTTTCTGCACCTGCCGGATGCCGAGACGGCCTTCACGGCGGGGCTGCTACACAACGCCGGGCGCCTGGTTTTCCTCTACAACCGGCCCGATGCGTACGAACGGCTGTGGATGGGAAATGAAAACGGCCTTTTCCCGCCGCCCGAGGCGGAGCGCGCCCTCTTCGGCCTCGACCACATGCGGCTCGGCCATATCGCGGCGAACCACTGGGAGTTGCCCCACGAGGTCGGCGAGATCATCGGCGCCTACCTGACGCCGGGTCACATCCAGGATCCGGCCCGGCGCCTGCTGGCCCTCACCGTCGCCGTGGCGGCCTCCGCCACGGAGCAACTCTGCATGACCCCCGGCGACGGCCGGCTGCGCTTCGAAGCCAAGACGGCCCTGCGCATCCTGGCCCGCAGTGTCGGCCGGGACGCGACCGAACTGATCGAGCTGATCGAATCCAAGCGCGAGCCGGTAACAGCGTACATCGCCCTGATGACGCACGGTGCCTGA
- a CDS encoding glucose-1-phosphate adenylyltransferase, with protein sequence MAGYMDEIIAIILGGGAGTRLFPLTKHRAKPAVPLAGKYRLIDVPISNCINSDISRIFVLTQFNSASLNRHIARAYRFDQFRQGFVAILAAEQTPYSRDWFQGTADAVRQSMIHVSNYRYDYVLILSGDQLYTMDYREMVEHHKAHEADITIATIPVTADEAPGFGILKTEEHNVISEFYEKPAPEELPGKESEVSEEMQQQGRIYLASMGIYVFSRGVLRELLEANEKAHDFGKEIIPGSIKSHRVVSFPFTGYWSDIGTIRSFYEANLMLARRYPDFDIYNPRRPLYTNARMLPPAKVQSSYIQDSIIAEASIIVNSQISNSVIGLRSVIGHNTTIKNTIFMGADYFPWHDVSLRDPAEGPARPGVDEESYIEGAIIDRNVSIGKRCIIKNRDNVQEGEGPNFYIRDGIVVIPKNVEIPDDTII encoded by the coding sequence ATGGCTGGTTACATGGACGAGATCATCGCGATTATCCTGGGGGGCGGCGCCGGTACGCGGCTCTTCCCCCTGACGAAGCACCGCGCCAAGCCCGCCGTGCCGCTGGCCGGCAAGTACCGCCTGATCGACGTACCCATCTCGAACTGCATCAACTCGGACATCTCCCGCATTTTCGTGCTGACCCAGTTCAACTCGGCCAGCCTGAACCGGCACATCGCCCGGGCCTATCGCTTCGACCAGTTCCGGCAGGGGTTCGTCGCCATCCTGGCAGCCGAGCAAACCCCTTATTCCCGGGACTGGTTTCAGGGAACGGCCGATGCCGTGCGCCAGAGCATGATCCACGTGTCGAACTACCGGTACGATTACGTGCTGATCCTCTCCGGCGACCAGCTCTATACCATGGACTATCGGGAAATGGTCGAGCATCATAAGGCGCATGAGGCGGATATTACCATCGCCACGATCCCGGTGACGGCCGACGAGGCGCCCGGCTTCGGCATCCTCAAGACGGAAGAGCACAACGTCATTTCCGAGTTCTACGAAAAACCGGCACCGGAGGAGTTGCCCGGCAAGGAGAGCGAGGTCAGCGAGGAAATGCAGCAGCAGGGGCGCATCTACCTGGCCTCGATGGGGATCTACGTCTTCAGCCGGGGCGTCCTGCGCGAGCTCCTGGAGGCCAATGAAAAGGCGCACGACTTCGGCAAGGAGATCATCCCGGGCTCCATCAAGAGCCACCGGGTGGTCAGTTTCCCCTTCACCGGCTACTGGAGCGACATCGGGACGATCCGCTCCTTCTACGAGGCCAACCTGATGCTGGCCCGTCGCTACCCCGATTTCGACATCTACAACCCCAGACGCCCCCTCTACACCAATGCGCGGATGTTGCCGCCGGCCAAGGTGCAGAGTTCCTACATCCAGGACTCGATCATCGCCGAGGCCAGCATCATCGTCAACAGCCAGATCTCGAACTCGGTCATCGGCCTGCGCTCGGTCATCGGGCACAACACCACCATCAAAAACACCATCTTCATGGGGGCCGACTATTTCCCCTGGCACGACGTCTCGCTCCGGGATCCGGCCGAGGGACCGGCGCGGCCGGGGGTCGACGAGGAGTCGTACATCGAAGGCGCCATCATCGACCGGAACGTGAGTATCGGGAAACGCTGCATCATCAAGAACCGGGACAACGTGCAGGAAGGCGAGGGACCCAACTTCTACATCCGCGACGGCATCGTGGTCATCCCCAAGAACGTGGAGATCCCGGACGATACGATCATCTGA